A stretch of the Marmota flaviventris isolate mMarFla1 chromosome 12, mMarFla1.hap1, whole genome shotgun sequence genome encodes the following:
- the Ccdc181 gene encoding coiled-coil domain-containing protein 181 isoform X3 — translation MNENKDSDSKDSGEYEDDFEKDLEWLINEKEKSDTNIIEMVCKKEENANEESKESETEVELMKQLSDPDKSLKDEVSPRRNGFISVPSIQPLDPISDSDSENSFQDSKLESQKDLEEEEDEEVRRYIMEKIIQANKILQNQEPVNYKRERKLKFKDKLVDLEVPPLEDNDMYKNYFENENMCGKLSQLYISNELGSESVLLSLTDGSCEENKDRKILVERDGKFELLNLQDIESQGFLPPINNASSTDNEPQQLLLRSPNSSINSVKKEEPAAKIHAVTHSTGEPLAFVPQPPPNPRTCQNFAPNSDRSKGNGKSHHQTQSANTSPVTSTYCLSPRQKELQRQLEQRRERLKKEQESRDPQEAFRLWLKKKHEEQMKERKTEELRKQEECLFFLKGTEGRERAFKQWLRRKRIEKIAEQETMKERTRQLRLEARRSKQLQNHFYNMPDAKTFRFTDPYS, via the exons atgaatgaaaataaagatagtgaTTCAAAAGACAGTGGAGAATATGAAGATGACTTTGAAAAGGACCTGGAATGGctaattaatgaaaaagaaaaaagtgatacCAACATAATAGAG ATGGTTTGCAAGAAAGAAGAGAATGCTAATGAGGAATCAAAAGAGAGTGAAACAGAAGTAGAACTCATGAAACAGCTTTCTGATCCTGACAAATCCTTGAAGGATGaggtttcaccaagaagaaatgGTTTCATTTCTGTCCCAAGTATTCAGCCATTGGACCCTATATCAGATTCAGATAGTGAAAACTCTTTCCAGGATTCCAAACTAGAAAGCCAGAAAgacctggaggaggaagaggatgaggaagTAAGGAGATACATAATGGAGAAAATTATACAAGCTAACAAGATTCTGCAGAATCAAGAACCTGTGAACTATAAAAGGGAGAGAAAACTTAAGTTTAAGGACAAGTTAGTTGATTTGGAAGTTCCTCCACTAGAAGACAATGATAtgtacaaaaattattttgaaaatgaaaatatgtgtgGAAAACTCTCACAGTTATATATTTCCAATGAGTTAGGATCAGAAAGTGTGCTGCTATCACTTACTGATGGAAGCTGTGAAGAGAACAAAGATAGGAAGATACTGGTAGAGAGAGATGGGAAGTTTGAACTTCTGAATTTACAAGACATTGAGAGTCAGGGTTTTTTGCCCCCCATTAATAATGCTAGTAGTACAGACAATGAACCCCAGCAGTTGTTACTCAGATCTCCCAATTCCTCTATCAATAGTGTCAAGAAAGAAGAGCCTGCAGCAAAGATTCATGCTGTCACTCACTCAACAGGAGAGCCATTGGCTTTTGTCCCTCAGCCACCACCCAACCCTAGGACTTGTCAAAACTTTGCTCCTAACTCAGACAGAAGTAAAGGAAACGGAAAATCTCATCACCAGACACAGTCTGCAAATACATCTCCAGTGACCTCAACATATTGTCTTTCCCCTCGACAGAAAGAACTCCAAAGACAGCTAGAACAAAGGAGAGAAAGGCTAAAAAAAGAG CAGGAAAGCAGAGATCCACAAGAAGCTTTTCGATTGTGGCTTAAGAAAAAACATGAAGAGcagatgaaagaaaggaagacagaagaaCTAAGAAAACAAGAGGAATGCTTATTCTTCCTTAAAGGAACAGAAGGCCGTGAAAGAGCTTTTAAACA ATGGCTAAGAAGGAAACGCATAGAAAAAATAGCAGAGCAAGAAACTATGAAGGAGAGAACTAGACAGCTCCGACTAGAAGCAAGACGTTCTAAACAGCTACAGAACCACTTTTATAACATGCCAGATGCCAAAACTTTTCGGTTTACAGATCCTTACAGCTGA
- the Ccdc181 gene encoding coiled-coil domain-containing protein 181 isoform X1 — MNENKDSDSKDSGEYEDDFEKDLEWLINEKEKSDTNIIEMVCKKEENANEESKESETEVELMKQLSDPDKSLKDEVSPRRNGFISVPSIQPLDPISDSDSENSFQDSKLESQKDLEEEEDEEVRRYIMEKIIQANKILQNQEPVNYKRERKLKFKDKLVDLEVPPLEDNDMYKNYFENENMCGKLSQLYISNELGSESVLLSLTDGSCEENKDRKILVERDGKFELLNLQDIESQGFLPPINNASSTDNEPQQLLLRSPNSSINSVKKEEPAAKIHAVTHSTGEPLAFVPQPPPNPRTCQNFAPNSDRSKGNGKSHHQTQSANTSPVTSTYCLSPRQKELQRQLEQRRERLKKEEEQRKLEEEKEKKKENDMVFKAWLQKKREQVLEMRRIQRAKQIEDMNSRQESRDPQEAFRLWLKKKHEEQMKERKTEELRKQEECLFFLKGTEGRERAFKQWLRRKRIEKIAEQETMKERTRQLRLEARRSKQLQNHFYNMPDAKTFRFTDPYS, encoded by the exons atgaatgaaaataaagatagtgaTTCAAAAGACAGTGGAGAATATGAAGATGACTTTGAAAAGGACCTGGAATGGctaattaatgaaaaagaaaaaagtgatacCAACATAATAGAG ATGGTTTGCAAGAAAGAAGAGAATGCTAATGAGGAATCAAAAGAGAGTGAAACAGAAGTAGAACTCATGAAACAGCTTTCTGATCCTGACAAATCCTTGAAGGATGaggtttcaccaagaagaaatgGTTTCATTTCTGTCCCAAGTATTCAGCCATTGGACCCTATATCAGATTCAGATAGTGAAAACTCTTTCCAGGATTCCAAACTAGAAAGCCAGAAAgacctggaggaggaagaggatgaggaagTAAGGAGATACATAATGGAGAAAATTATACAAGCTAACAAGATTCTGCAGAATCAAGAACCTGTGAACTATAAAAGGGAGAGAAAACTTAAGTTTAAGGACAAGTTAGTTGATTTGGAAGTTCCTCCACTAGAAGACAATGATAtgtacaaaaattattttgaaaatgaaaatatgtgtgGAAAACTCTCACAGTTATATATTTCCAATGAGTTAGGATCAGAAAGTGTGCTGCTATCACTTACTGATGGAAGCTGTGAAGAGAACAAAGATAGGAAGATACTGGTAGAGAGAGATGGGAAGTTTGAACTTCTGAATTTACAAGACATTGAGAGTCAGGGTTTTTTGCCCCCCATTAATAATGCTAGTAGTACAGACAATGAACCCCAGCAGTTGTTACTCAGATCTCCCAATTCCTCTATCAATAGTGTCAAGAAAGAAGAGCCTGCAGCAAAGATTCATGCTGTCACTCACTCAACAGGAGAGCCATTGGCTTTTGTCCCTCAGCCACCACCCAACCCTAGGACTTGTCAAAACTTTGCTCCTAACTCAGACAGAAGTAAAGGAAACGGAAAATCTCATCACCAGACACAGTCTGCAAATACATCTCCAGTGACCTCAACATATTGTCTTTCCCCTCGACAGAAAGAACTCCAAAGACAGCTAGAACAAAGGAGAGAAAGGCTAAAAAAAGAG GAAGAACAACGGAAactagaagaagagaaagaaaagaaaaaagagaatgacaTGGTATTTAAAGCATGGttgcaaaagaaaagagagcaagTTCTAGAAATGAGGAGAATTCAGCGAGCAAAGCAAATTGAAGACATGAACAGTAGA CAGGAAAGCAGAGATCCACAAGAAGCTTTTCGATTGTGGCTTAAGAAAAAACATGAAGAGcagatgaaagaaaggaagacagaagaaCTAAGAAAACAAGAGGAATGCTTATTCTTCCTTAAAGGAACAGAAGGCCGTGAAAGAGCTTTTAAACA ATGGCTAAGAAGGAAACGCATAGAAAAAATAGCAGAGCAAGAAACTATGAAGGAGAGAACTAGACAGCTCCGACTAGAAGCAAGACGTTCTAAACAGCTACAGAACCACTTTTATAACATGCCAGATGCCAAAACTTTTCGGTTTACAGATCCTTACAGCTGA
- the Ccdc181 gene encoding coiled-coil domain-containing protein 181 isoform X2: protein MNENKDSDSKDSGEYEDDFEKDLEWLINEKEKSDTNIIEMVCKKEENANEESKESETEVELMKQLSDPDKSLKDEVSPRRNGFISVPSIQPLDPISDSDSENSFQDSKLESQKDLEEEEDEEVRRYIMEKIIQANKILQNQEPVNYKRERKLKFKDKLVDLEVPPLEDNDMYKNYFENENMCGKLSQLYISNELGSESVLLSLTDGSCEENKDRKILVERDGKFELLNLQDIESQGFLPPINNASSTDNEPQQLLLRSPNSSINSVKKEEPAAKIHAVTHSTGEPLAFVPQPPPNPRTCQNFAPNSDRSKGNGKSHHQTQSANTSPVTSTYCLSPRQKELQRQLEQRRERLKKEEEQRKLEEEKEKKKENDMVFKAWLQKKREQVLEMRRIQRAKQIEDMNSRESRDPQEAFRLWLKKKHEEQMKERKTEELRKQEECLFFLKGTEGRERAFKQWLRRKRIEKIAEQETMKERTRQLRLEARRSKQLQNHFYNMPDAKTFRFTDPYS, encoded by the exons atgaatgaaaataaagatagtgaTTCAAAAGACAGTGGAGAATATGAAGATGACTTTGAAAAGGACCTGGAATGGctaattaatgaaaaagaaaaaagtgatacCAACATAATAGAG ATGGTTTGCAAGAAAGAAGAGAATGCTAATGAGGAATCAAAAGAGAGTGAAACAGAAGTAGAACTCATGAAACAGCTTTCTGATCCTGACAAATCCTTGAAGGATGaggtttcaccaagaagaaatgGTTTCATTTCTGTCCCAAGTATTCAGCCATTGGACCCTATATCAGATTCAGATAGTGAAAACTCTTTCCAGGATTCCAAACTAGAAAGCCAGAAAgacctggaggaggaagaggatgaggaagTAAGGAGATACATAATGGAGAAAATTATACAAGCTAACAAGATTCTGCAGAATCAAGAACCTGTGAACTATAAAAGGGAGAGAAAACTTAAGTTTAAGGACAAGTTAGTTGATTTGGAAGTTCCTCCACTAGAAGACAATGATAtgtacaaaaattattttgaaaatgaaaatatgtgtgGAAAACTCTCACAGTTATATATTTCCAATGAGTTAGGATCAGAAAGTGTGCTGCTATCACTTACTGATGGAAGCTGTGAAGAGAACAAAGATAGGAAGATACTGGTAGAGAGAGATGGGAAGTTTGAACTTCTGAATTTACAAGACATTGAGAGTCAGGGTTTTTTGCCCCCCATTAATAATGCTAGTAGTACAGACAATGAACCCCAGCAGTTGTTACTCAGATCTCCCAATTCCTCTATCAATAGTGTCAAGAAAGAAGAGCCTGCAGCAAAGATTCATGCTGTCACTCACTCAACAGGAGAGCCATTGGCTTTTGTCCCTCAGCCACCACCCAACCCTAGGACTTGTCAAAACTTTGCTCCTAACTCAGACAGAAGTAAAGGAAACGGAAAATCTCATCACCAGACACAGTCTGCAAATACATCTCCAGTGACCTCAACATATTGTCTTTCCCCTCGACAGAAAGAACTCCAAAGACAGCTAGAACAAAGGAGAGAAAGGCTAAAAAAAGAG GAAGAACAACGGAAactagaagaagagaaagaaaagaaaaaagagaatgacaTGGTATTTAAAGCATGGttgcaaaagaaaagagagcaagTTCTAGAAATGAGGAGAATTCAGCGAGCAAAGCAAATTGAAGACATGAACAGTAGA GAAAGCAGAGATCCACAAGAAGCTTTTCGATTGTGGCTTAAGAAAAAACATGAAGAGcagatgaaagaaaggaagacagaagaaCTAAGAAAACAAGAGGAATGCTTATTCTTCCTTAAAGGAACAGAAGGCCGTGAAAGAGCTTTTAAACA ATGGCTAAGAAGGAAACGCATAGAAAAAATAGCAGAGCAAGAAACTATGAAGGAGAGAACTAGACAGCTCCGACTAGAAGCAAGACGTTCTAAACAGCTACAGAACCACTTTTATAACATGCCAGATGCCAAAACTTTTCGGTTTACAGATCCTTACAGCTGA